The following proteins are co-located in the Ketogulonicigenium robustum genome:
- a CDS encoding copper uptake system-associated protein: MRQLILSARRMALGLGLAMAATLPAAAHEFELGSIQIIHPSVPATPPNATAAPLYMALANNDHHADRLLSVETPYGPVRFRRPVPQDDGSLRFEDMEWIDIPAETIVILASGTVHGVIDGVPPLTQGQEIPVKMTFETRGTTEMHLQVDPVAPLDGADGAVASPSHQAGDVLQIGAALRTALAPQNATVMPIVMNGDFAIAGWTTDDVSENGAARALLRREGGQWGVQMFADDSLLQPATLVSAGLSDTDAQQLISDVATYEAMIAPETVARFNAFPGTRPVAITSEETK, encoded by the coding sequence ATGCGTCAACTAATCTTATCCGCCCGCCGCATGGCGCTTGGCCTGGGGCTGGCCATGGCTGCAACGTTGCCCGCCGCCGCGCATGAATTCGAACTGGGGTCTATCCAAATCATCCACCCCTCGGTGCCAGCAACGCCGCCCAATGCCACCGCCGCGCCCCTTTACATGGCGCTGGCGAACAACGACCATCACGCCGACCGCCTGCTGTCGGTCGAGACCCCCTATGGCCCCGTGCGCTTTCGCCGACCCGTTCCGCAAGACGATGGTAGCCTGAGGTTCGAGGATATGGAGTGGATCGACATTCCGGCCGAAACCATCGTGATCCTGGCCTCGGGCACGGTCCACGGGGTGATCGACGGCGTACCGCCGCTGACACAGGGGCAGGAAATCCCCGTGAAAATGACCTTCGAAACACGCGGCACGACCGAGATGCACCTGCAGGTCGACCCCGTCGCCCCGCTGGACGGCGCAGACGGCGCGGTCGCCAGCCCCAGCCATCAGGCGGGTGATGTTTTGCAAATTGGCGCCGCGCTGCGCACCGCATTGGCCCCGCAAAACGCCACCGTCATGCCAATTGTGATGAACGGCGACTTTGCCATCGCGGGCTGGACGACCGATGACGTCAGCGAAAACGGCGCTGCTCGCGCCTTGCTGCGCCGCGAAGGTGGCCAGTGGGGGGTGCAGATGTTTGCAGACGATAGCCTGCTGCAGCCCGCCACACTGGTTTCGGCCGGCCTGTCCGACACCGATGCCCAGCAATTGATTTCCGATGTTGCCACCTACGAGGCGATGATCGCCCCCGAAACCGTCGCCCGATTCAACGCCTTTCCCGGCACACGCCCTGTCGCCATCACATCCGAGGAAACCAAATGA
- a CDS encoding SCO family protein: protein MTKKQKNPAPSGSNKTLRNVRIAIWALALVAGAGAVWMVTQQQQTQSMQTAYSDIGQGDYNLVTTTGEPFTAASLRGQPSLVFFGFTHCPDVCPTTLGDITLWKDELGNAAKDLKVVFITVDPERDTPELLHDYVSWVPDSVGVTGTPDEVAKAVSAFRIYASKVPLENGDYTMNHAAYVMLFDENGQFNQIFSYQEDIDRVTQKLRDFL, encoded by the coding sequence ATGACAAAAAAGCAAAAGAACCCTGCGCCTTCTGGTAGCAACAAAACCCTGCGCAATGTCCGCATCGCCATCTGGGCGCTGGCTTTGGTTGCAGGCGCAGGTGCCGTGTGGATGGTGACCCAGCAGCAGCAGACGCAATCGATGCAGACCGCTTATTCCGACATCGGGCAGGGCGATTACAATCTGGTCACCACCACGGGCGAGCCCTTCACCGCCGCATCGCTGCGGGGGCAACCTTCGCTGGTGTTCTTCGGCTTCACCCACTGCCCTGACGTTTGCCCCACGACGCTGGGCGACATCACCTTGTGGAAGGACGAATTGGGCAACGCGGCGAAGGACCTGAAGGTCGTCTTCATCACCGTCGACCCCGAACGCGACACCCCCGAACTGCTGCACGACTACGTCAGCTGGGTGCCAGATTCCGTCGGCGTCACCGGCACACCGGACGAGGTGGCGAAAGCCGTATCGGCCTTCCGCATCTACGCCAGCAAAGTACCGCTGGAAAATGGCGATTACACTATGAACCACGCCGCATACGTCATGTTGTTCGACGAAAACGGCCAGTTCAACCAGATCTTCAGCTATCAAGAAGACATCGACCGCGTGACCCAAAAGTTGCGCGACTTCCTGTAA
- a CDS encoding flavin reductase family protein, with protein sequence MFYTPEAGHGLPHNPMTALVAPRPIGWIATRGRNGQDNLAPYSYFNLVAANPAQVMFASTAQKPDRGDTKDTLGNIRETHVFCVNIVPYALIDAMNMSAAPLPREVDEFDRAGLTKASCETIDCARVAQAAASLECRMTQVIPLEGNSNFLVLGRVTGVHIDDACLRDGLFDPALFGQVTRLGYQDYAVIRETFTLARPK encoded by the coding sequence ATGTTCTACACACCTGAGGCAGGCCACGGCCTGCCCCACAACCCGATGACCGCACTGGTCGCCCCCCGCCCCATCGGCTGGATCGCAACGCGGGGGCGAAACGGGCAGGATAATCTGGCGCCCTATTCGTATTTCAACCTTGTGGCCGCGAACCCCGCGCAGGTCATGTTCGCATCGACGGCGCAAAAGCCCGACCGTGGCGACACCAAGGACACCTTGGGCAATATCCGCGAGACACATGTCTTTTGCGTGAATATCGTCCCCTATGCGCTGATCGACGCGATGAACATGTCAGCCGCCCCCCTACCGCGCGAGGTGGATGAGTTTGACCGGGCGGGGCTGACCAAAGCCAGCTGCGAAACCATCGATTGCGCGCGCGTCGCGCAGGCGGCCGCCAGTCTAGAATGCCGCATGACGCAGGTCATCCCGTTGGAAGGAAACAGCAATTTTCTGGTGCTTGGTCGTGTGACGGGAGTGCATATCGACGACGCTTGCCTGCGCGACGGCCTGTTCGACCCTGCCTTGTTCGGTCAGGTCACACGCCTTGGCTATCAAGACTACGCAGTCATCCGCGAGACGTTTACACTGGCGCGCCCCAAATAG
- a CDS encoding copper chaperone PCu(A)C produces the protein MKRTLATISLALGIALSTGVAMAQTPAGGTVVTAGSIEISGRFARASLPNAPVGGAYMTITNTGPNDDRLLGVTTAAGVVDLHEMSMSNGAMSMQMLHDGIVIPAGETIVLAPSGLHMMISPLAAPLEQGETLDMVATFEHAGDVPLTFDILALNARSYPEAEQTK, from the coding sequence ATGAAACGCACCCTTGCCACCATCTCACTGGCACTCGGCATCGCACTATCGACCGGCGTCGCGATGGCACAAACACCTGCGGGCGGCACAGTCGTGACCGCCGGCTCGATCGAGATCTCGGGCCGCTTTGCCCGCGCGTCGCTGCCCAACGCGCCCGTCGGCGGAGCCTATATGACCATCACGAACACCGGGCCCAACGATGATCGTTTGCTCGGCGTGACAACCGCCGCAGGCGTCGTTGACCTGCACGAGATGTCGATGTCGAACGGCGCGATGAGCATGCAGATGCTGCACGACGGAATCGTCATTCCTGCAGGAGAGACGATCGTGCTGGCCCCCAGCGGGCTGCACATGATGATCTCGCCCCTCGCCGCGCCGCTGGAACAGGGCGAAACCTTGGACATGGTTGCCACATTCGAACATGCAGGCGACGTCCCCTTGACCTTCGACATTCTGGCGCTAAACGCGCGTTCTTATCCCGAGGCTGAGCAGACAAAATGA
- a CDS encoding aspartate kinase, with product MPILVMKFGGTSVANIDRIQRAARRVSAEVAKGYDVIVVVSAMSGETNKLVGYVNDTAPLYDAREYDAIVSSGENVTAGLLALRLQEMDVPARSWQGWQVPLQTNSAHGAARIMTIPTENIMRKFAEGMKVAVVAGFQGISPEGRITTLGRGGSDTTAVAFAAAFDAERCDIYTDVDGVYTTDPRICSDARKLDRITFEEMLELASQGAKVLQTRSVELAMRYKVRLRVLSSFEEPSDTSGTLVCDEEEIMESNVVSGIAFSREEAKMTLQGVADKPGIAAAIFGPLADSGVNVDMIVQNISDEGHTDMTFSCPVDQVLRAEKAINDARLRGDYTFDELICDSNVAKISVVGIGMRSHAGVAATMFRALASESVNIKVITTSEIKISVLIDRKYMELAVQALHDAFGLDKKA from the coding sequence ATGCCCATCTTGGTGATGAAATTTGGCGGCACATCGGTCGCAAATATTGACCGCATCCAGCGCGCGGCGCGCCGAGTCTCGGCCGAAGTTGCAAAGGGTTATGATGTCATCGTCGTCGTATCGGCCATGTCCGGCGAGACGAACAAGCTGGTCGGCTATGTCAACGACACCGCGCCCCTGTACGATGCGCGCGAATATGACGCCATTGTCTCGTCCGGTGAAAACGTGACCGCAGGCCTATTGGCGCTGCGCCTGCAGGAAATGGACGTACCCGCCCGCAGCTGGCAAGGCTGGCAGGTGCCGCTGCAAACCAATTCCGCCCACGGCGCGGCCCGGATTATGACGATCCCGACCGAGAACATCATGCGCAAGTTCGCCGAGGGCATGAAAGTGGCCGTGGTCGCAGGGTTTCAGGGCATTAGCCCCGAAGGCCGCATAACCACGCTGGGTCGCGGCGGCTCGGACACGACTGCCGTTGCTTTCGCGGCTGCATTCGATGCGGAACGCTGCGATATCTATACCGATGTGGATGGCGTCTACACGACCGACCCCCGCATTTGCAGCGACGCCCGCAAGCTCGACCGCATCACGTTCGAAGAAATGCTGGAACTGGCTTCGCAGGGGGCCAAAGTGCTGCAGACCCGCTCGGTCGAGTTGGCCATGCGCTACAAAGTGCGCCTGCGGGTGCTATCGTCATTCGAGGAACCGTCGGACACGTCAGGCACGCTGGTCTGCGACGAGGAGGAAATCATGGAAAGCAACGTCGTTTCGGGCATCGCCTTTAGCCGTGAAGAAGCCAAGATGACCCTGCAGGGCGTCGCCGACAAACCCGGCATCGCTGCCGCGATCTTCGGGCCTCTGGCGGATTCGGGCGTCAACGTCGACATGATCGTGCAGAACATCAGCGACGAAGGTCACACCGACATGACCTTCTCGTGCCCCGTCGATCAGGTGCTGCGCGCCGAAAAAGCCATCAACGACGCGCGCTTGCGTGGCGACTATACCTTTGACGAGCTGATCTGCGACAGCAACGTTGCCAAGATTTCGGTCGTTGGCATCGGCATGCGCAGCCATGCGGGCGTCGCGGCGACCATGTTCCGGGCGCTTGCCTCGGAAAGCGTCAATATCAAGGTCATCACCACCTCCGAAATCAAGATTTCGGTGCTGATTGACCGTAAATACATGGAATTGGCCGTTCAGGCCCTGCATGATGCCTTTGGGCTAGACAAAAAGGCCTGA
- a CDS encoding cytochrome c, producing the protein MNRLALPAVAAIALAPWGAMAQDFDPALVERGRYVAIAADCAACHTNHEEGVEWAGGYILESPMGAMVSTNITPSKEFGIGDWTLEQFSRAVRKGVAPGMHFLYPGMPYSDYAQITDDDISALYAFIMTEIEPVDAAPEATTQLSFPFNIRYVMMGWNLLFARSAPFEAADVAPGAADRGEYLVKALAHCNTCHTPRNVLLAEDTSQFLQGGNVGGWEAPNLTSDPISGLGGWSDDEIKQYLSVGHAHGKAQAAGPMAEAVSYSLQYLNDDDLQAIVDFLRTVPPTRTPGQIRPSFALRDPDTRALLNEDGSAGAIPTVTPSQGEELFMASCANCHGADGRGTDDFYYPSLINNAATSGMTASNLVMVISTGLQRETEDDYFFMPAYAGSWDSQQIADVANYVLESFGNPALHVTADYVELLQAGGEKPLLLRAMPYLLALGGIVAVAVLLLLIGLIRARRRARMI; encoded by the coding sequence ATGAACCGCCTTGCACTGCCCGCTGTCGCGGCAATTGCGCTGGCCCCGTGGGGGGCGATGGCGCAGGACTTTGACCCTGCCTTGGTCGAACGTGGCCGTTATGTTGCTATCGCCGCCGACTGCGCAGCGTGCCACACCAACCACGAAGAAGGTGTGGAATGGGCCGGCGGGTACATCCTTGAATCGCCGATGGGCGCGATGGTGTCGACGAACATCACACCGTCGAAGGAATTCGGTATCGGTGACTGGACGCTGGAGCAGTTCAGCCGCGCCGTGCGCAAGGGCGTCGCGCCGGGGATGCATTTCCTGTATCCGGGCATGCCCTATTCGGATTACGCGCAGATCACCGATGATGATATCAGCGCGCTGTACGCCTTTATCATGACCGAGATCGAGCCTGTAGATGCCGCCCCCGAGGCGACGACGCAACTCTCGTTCCCGTTCAATATTCGCTATGTGATGATGGGCTGGAACCTGCTGTTTGCACGCAGCGCCCCGTTCGAGGCCGCCGATGTGGCCCCCGGCGCGGCAGATCGCGGCGAATATCTGGTCAAGGCGCTGGCGCACTGCAACACCTGCCACACCCCGCGCAACGTGCTGTTGGCCGAAGACACCAGCCAGTTCCTACAGGGCGGCAATGTCGGCGGTTGGGAGGCCCCTAACCTGACATCCGACCCGATCAGCGGTCTGGGCGGCTGGAGCGATGACGAGATCAAGCAATATCTGAGCGTCGGCCATGCCCACGGCAAGGCGCAGGCGGCAGGCCCGATGGCCGAAGCCGTCAGCTATTCGCTGCAATACCTGAACGACGACGACCTGCAGGCGATTGTCGACTTTCTGCGCACGGTGCCGCCGACCCGCACCCCCGGCCAGATCCGACCCAGCTTCGCGCTGCGCGACCCCGATACGCGGGCCCTGCTGAACGAAGACGGCAGCGCCGGTGCGATCCCCACGGTCACCCCCTCGCAGGGCGAGGAGCTGTTCATGGCCAGCTGCGCCAACTGCCACGGCGCAGATGGGCGCGGCACGGATGATTTCTACTACCCCTCGTTGATCAACAACGCGGCAACCAGCGGCATGACCGCGTCGAATCTGGTCATGGTGATCTCGACCGGCCTGCAGCGCGAGACCGAGGACGACTATTTCTTCATGCCCGCTTATGCGGGCTCGTGGGATAGCCAGCAGATTGCCGATGTCGCGAACTATGTGCTGGAAAGCTTTGGCAACCCTGCGCTGCACGTGACGGCCGATTATGTCGAACTGCTGCAGGCGGGCGGTGAAAAGCCGCTGCTGTTGCGCGCGATGCCCTATCTGCTGGCGCTGGGCGGGATTGTCGCCGTGGCCGTGCTGCTGTTGTTGATCGGCCTGATCCGCGCCCGTCGCCGCGCGCGGATGATCTGA
- a CDS encoding GNAT family N-acetyltransferase, whose product MFTISQETPDDWWEVESLYDLCFAPGRDALSSYRLRDDVRPVKGLCLVARDDQGVIAGAIRHWPVRICPEGDDSHCFRALLLGPVAVHPTHQGEGLGGLLIYQTLGGARALGWERVMLVGDAPYYSRFGFSKLADVVMPPPTNPDRVLGLALYPGAWGGVAGQVSKWSPDMALPQA is encoded by the coding sequence ATGTTCACGATTTCACAGGAAACCCCCGATGACTGGTGGGAGGTCGAATCCCTTTATGACCTTTGTTTCGCGCCCGGCCGCGATGCGCTTTCCTCGTATCGATTGCGTGACGATGTCCGACCTGTGAAAGGCCTGTGTCTGGTCGCGCGCGATGATCAGGGCGTTATTGCAGGGGCGATTCGCCACTGGCCCGTGCGCATCTGCCCCGAGGGCGATGATAGCCACTGTTTTCGCGCATTGCTGCTGGGGCCGGTTGCCGTGCACCCGACGCACCAAGGCGAAGGCTTGGGCGGGCTGCTGATCTATCAAACCCTTGGCGGTGCGCGCGCGTTGGGCTGGGAACGGGTGATGCTGGTGGGCGATGCGCCCTATTACAGCCGCTTCGGCTTTTCAAAGCTGGCCGATGTCGTCATGCCGCCCCCGACCAACCCCGACCGCGTGCTGGGGCTGGCCCTTTACCCCGGGGCGTGGGGCGGTGTTGCGGGGCAGGTCAGCAAATGGTCGCCCGACATGGCCCTGCCGCAAGCCTAA
- the ptsP gene encoding phosphoenolpyruvate--protein phosphotransferase has protein sequence MAERDESESRKLLGRLRAALAESSAGQARLDRIVRLIAGSMQAEVCSIYLFRDADTLELCATEGLMQGAVHRTRMRLGEGLVGRVAQAGTITNTANAPAEPGFRYMPETGEERYSSFCGVPIQRLGETLGVLVVQSKSQRELTSDEVYALEVVAMVLAEMTELGAFAAADVTPSHRQAVMIRAVSGQEGTVAGHVFLHEPRVVVTKATTDDPVAELSRLRDAVDTLRFQIDEMLNKARGLNGEQAQVLETYRMLAASRSWLRRMEDDITSGHSAEAVVEREQTATRNRMAQVEDAYLRDRLHDLDDLSNRLLRILTGQGKDTGAKMPIDPVLVAKNIGPGELLEYGKAIRGIVLEEGSVGSHAAIVARAWSIPLIIHAKGVMAAALNGDPIVVDGDQGIVHLRPDEVVERAFGEKIAMQALAQERYSSLRDLPATTADGQTITLNMNAGLMADLPSLESSGAAGVGLFRTELQFIIRNKMPQRSELSALYARIMDAAAGKRVVFRTLDIGSDKVLPYLKPQDEPNPAMGWRAIRVGLDKPGILRMQLQALLRAANGRPLSIMFPFVAHPSEYDAARAALDKVIAREKILGHCLPESLDVGVMLETPSLAFAPAAFFKKIDFLSVGGNDLKQFFFAADRENERVRRRYDLMDPAYLGLIEMILAKCAAGHTPITFCGEDAGRPLEALALAAMGFRSLSMRPASIGPVKNMLRRIDLAAARELIDSHRHKGENPRAALKSWLMVQGAL, from the coding sequence ATGGCCGAGCGCGACGAAAGCGAAAGCCGCAAATTATTGGGGCGCCTGCGGGCAGCACTGGCCGAATCCTCGGCCGGCCAAGCGCGGCTTGACCGCATCGTCCGGCTGATCGCAGGCTCGATGCAGGCCGAGGTCTGCTCGATCTACCTGTTCCGCGATGCCGACACGCTGGAATTATGCGCGACCGAAGGGTTGATGCAGGGCGCCGTTCACCGCACTCGTATGCGACTGGGCGAAGGGCTGGTCGGGCGTGTCGCCCAAGCGGGCACCATCACGAACACCGCAAACGCCCCCGCCGAACCCGGTTTCCGCTACATGCCCGAGACGGGCGAGGAGCGCTATTCTTCGTTCTGCGGCGTGCCCATCCAACGGTTGGGCGAAACGCTGGGCGTGCTGGTGGTGCAAAGCAAGTCCCAACGCGAGCTGACCTCGGACGAGGTTTATGCGCTGGAAGTTGTGGCGATGGTTCTGGCTGAAATGACCGAACTCGGGGCCTTTGCCGCCGCCGATGTGACGCCCAGCCACCGCCAAGCCGTCATGATCCGCGCCGTCAGCGGGCAAGAAGGCACCGTCGCGGGCCATGTATTTCTGCACGAGCCCCGCGTCGTCGTGACCAAAGCCACGACTGACGACCCCGTGGCCGAACTGTCGCGCCTACGCGATGCGGTCGACACCCTGCGCTTTCAGATTGACGAGATGCTGAACAAGGCCCGCGGGCTAAACGGCGAACAGGCGCAGGTTCTGGAAACCTATCGCATGCTGGCCGCATCGCGCAGCTGGCTGCGGCGGATGGAGGACGACATCACCTCGGGCCATTCCGCCGAGGCCGTCGTCGAGCGCGAACAGACCGCAACCCGCAACCGCATGGCGCAGGTCGAGGATGCTTACTTGCGCGACCGCCTGCACGATCTGGACGACCTGTCGAACCGGCTGCTGCGGATTCTGACCGGCCAAGGCAAGGATACCGGTGCTAAAATGCCCATCGACCCGGTTCTGGTCGCCAAAAACATCGGCCCGGGCGAATTGCTGGAATACGGCAAGGCGATCCGCGGCATCGTCCTCGAGGAAGGCTCGGTCGGCAGCCACGCGGCCATTGTCGCGCGCGCGTGGTCGATCCCGCTGATCATTCACGCCAAGGGCGTGATGGCGGCGGCCCTGAACGGCGACCCGATTGTGGTCGACGGCGATCAGGGCATTGTCCACCTGCGCCCCGACGAGGTTGTCGAGCGCGCCTTCGGCGAGAAAATCGCCATGCAGGCTTTGGCGCAGGAACGCTATTCATCGCTGCGCGACCTGCCCGCGACCACGGCCGATGGGCAAACCATCACGCTGAATATGAACGCGGGGCTGATGGCCGATTTGCCGTCGCTGGAAAGCTCGGGTGCCGCCGGTGTGGGGCTGTTCCGCACGGAATTGCAGTTCATCATCCGCAACAAAATGCCCCAGCGCAGCGAGCTTTCCGCGCTCTATGCGCGCATCATGGATGCCGCCGCCGGCAAGCGCGTCGTGTTTCGTACGTTGGATATCGGGTCGGACAAAGTCCTGCCCTACTTGAAACCGCAGGACGAACCGAACCCCGCCATGGGGTGGCGCGCGATTCGCGTGGGGCTGGATAAGCCGGGCATTTTGCGCATGCAGTTACAGGCCCTCCTGCGCGCGGCCAATGGCCGCCCGCTCAGCATTATGTTCCCTTTCGTCGCCCACCCGTCCGAATATGACGCCGCCCGCGCCGCGCTGGACAAAGTGATCGCACGCGAGAAAATTCTGGGCCATTGCCTACCTGAATCACTGGATGTCGGCGTCATGCTAGAGACGCCGTCGCTAGCCTTTGCGCCTGCGGCGTTTTTCAAAAAGATCGACTTCCTGTCGGTGGGCGGAAACGATTTGAAGCAGTTCTTTTTCGCCGCCGACCGCGAGAACGAACGCGTCCGCCGCCGCTATGACCTGATGGACCCTGCCTACTTGGGGCTGATTGAGATGATTCTGGCCAAATGCGCCGCGGGCCACACGCCGATCACCTTCTGCGGCGAAGACGCGGGCCGCCCGCTAGAGGCGCTGGCACTGGCGGCGATGGGGTTCCGGTCGCTGTCGATGCGGCCAGCATCGATCGGGCCGGTCAAGAACATGCTGCGCCGAATCGATCTGGCCGCCGCACGCGAGCTGATCGACAGCCACCGCCACAAAGGCGAAAACCCACGGGCGGCGCTGAAAAGCTGGTTAATGGTGCAAGGCGCGCTTTAG
- a CDS encoding putative bifunctional diguanylate cyclase/phosphodiesterase: MPISVKHDQNAAPVADVRDIRAQRSGLAPFPSEMEFIRYALDSAAIVAMTDVRGTITFVNSKFCEISGYSRDELIGANHRILNSGTHDTNFFRSMYRRIAGGEVWHGEICNRRKDGRHYWVDTTIVPHVNAVGKVDSYTAIRFDISSRHAAEELLRRIVSVDALTGIPNRRSFQEYLESVLPPHRGADGQAIGPVHLALLDIDTFKEINDTFGHDMGDTLLKLFSERLGALVGPDVFVARLGGDEFGIVMTNMGQNCVLEFVGRALASLREPVPLGASIRRCTASIGVASFPEQAGSLDELFKAADMALYHSKALGRDQAQFFIPRLREIAERKSELLHAVEVGLDRGQFRLFYQPIVPLATPGTFSLEGLLRWNHPEQKLITPAAFLTDLDDPGLQAAIGMFVVDQAFYDMRMMLDMNIPVRRLAINITNADFRSDAFVDRFFALSRETGIPPSKFCVEVTEGVFLGRDFQHLAVRLSQLHAAGVEIALDDFGTGFASLTHLRRMPIDRIKIDRSFISNLTNSVEDLAIVRGVIDIAHSMGKVVTAEGVETREQVDLLRALRCDYLQGWYFAKATPLEALPAAIATMPRLPPKG; encoded by the coding sequence ATGCCGATAAGTGTGAAGCACGATCAAAACGCCGCGCCCGTCGCCGACGTGCGCGACATACGAGCCCAGCGATCGGGGCTAGCGCCTTTCCCGTCCGAGATGGAGTTTATCCGTTACGCGCTGGATAGCGCCGCCATCGTGGCTATGACAGATGTGCGTGGCACGATCACCTTCGTGAACAGCAAGTTTTGTGAGATCAGCGGATATTCACGCGACGAATTGATCGGTGCGAACCACCGCATCCTCAATTCAGGCACGCACGACACCAACTTTTTCCGCAGCATGTACCGCCGCATCGCCGGGGGCGAGGTCTGGCATGGCGAGATCTGCAATCGCCGTAAGGATGGGAGGCATTACTGGGTCGACACCACCATTGTGCCGCATGTGAACGCGGTGGGAAAAGTCGACAGTTACACGGCGATCCGATTTGATATTTCGTCGCGCCATGCTGCCGAGGAGTTACTGCGGCGCATTGTCAGCGTCGATGCGCTGACGGGCATCCCGAACCGGCGCAGCTTTCAGGAGTATCTGGAAAGCGTTCTGCCGCCGCATCGCGGCGCCGATGGCCAAGCCATAGGTCCGGTGCATCTGGCGTTGCTGGACATCGACACCTTCAAGGAAATCAACGACACGTTCGGCCATGACATGGGCGATACCCTGCTGAAATTGTTCAGCGAACGCTTGGGGGCGCTGGTTGGGCCCGACGTGTTCGTGGCGCGGCTGGGTGGCGACGAATTCGGCATCGTCATGACGAATATGGGGCAGAATTGCGTTTTGGAATTCGTCGGTCGCGCCCTTGCCAGCTTGCGCGAACCTGTGCCGTTGGGGGCTTCTATCCGCCGGTGCACCGCAAGTATAGGGGTGGCCAGCTTCCCCGAACAGGCGGGCTCGCTGGATGAATTGTTCAAGGCGGCGGATATGGCGCTGTATCATTCCAAGGCGTTGGGCCGTGATCAGGCGCAGTTCTTCATCCCGCGCCTGCGCGAGATTGCCGAGCGTAAAAGCGAGTTGCTGCACGCGGTCGAGGTGGGCTTGGATCGCGGGCAATTCAGGCTGTTTTATCAGCCCATCGTGCCCCTCGCGACTCCGGGGACATTCTCGCTTGAGGGATTGCTGCGCTGGAATCATCCCGAACAAAAGCTGATTACGCCCGCAGCCTTTCTGACCGATCTGGATGACCCAGGATTGCAGGCCGCCATCGGGATGTTCGTGGTCGATCAGGCGTTTTACGATATGCGCATGATGCTGGATATGAATATTCCCGTCCGGCGTCTTGCCATAAACATCACCAACGCCGACTTCCGATCGGATGCGTTTGTCGACCGGTTCTTCGCGCTTTCGCGCGAGACGGGCATTCCGCCGTCGAAATTCTGCGTCGAGGTGACCGAGGGCGTCTTTCTGGGGCGCGACTTCCAGCATCTTGCTGTGCGGCTGTCGCAGTTGCACGCGGCGGGGGTGGAAATCGCGCTGGATGATTTCGGCACCGGATTTGCGTCGCTGACGCACCTGCGCCGCATGCCTATCGACCGCATCAAGATCGACCGCAGCTTTATTTCCAACCTAACCAATAGCGTCGAGGATCTAGCCATCGTGCGCGGGGTCATCGACATTGCCCATTCGATGGGCAAGGTCGTGACCGCCGAGGGGGTTGAAACGCGCGAGCAGGTTGATTTGCTGCGTGCGCTGCGCTGCGACTATCTCCAAGGGTGGTATTTTGCCAAGGCCACCCCGCTGGAGGCATTGCCTGCGGCCATCGCCACGATGCCGCGTCTGCCGCCAAAAGGGTAG
- a CDS encoding DUF1178 family protein, which produces MIRYTLRCDADHQFDSWFQSAAAFDSLQGAGHINCAVCGSSAVTKALMAPQISRSAAPAPDADSNVDPALQALRRAVEEQSDYVGMSFAAEARRMHDGDAPTRPIHGEAKLEDARALLEDGIPVLPLPFIPARKTN; this is translated from the coding sequence ATGATCCGCTACACGCTGCGATGCGATGCCGACCACCAGTTCGACAGCTGGTTCCAATCGGCCGCCGCATTCGATTCGCTGCAGGGCGCAGGGCACATCAACTGCGCGGTCTGCGGCAGTTCCGCCGTAACCAAAGCGCTGATGGCCCCGCAAATCAGCCGCAGCGCCGCGCCCGCCCCAGATGCCGACAGCAACGTCGACCCTGCCCTTCAGGCCCTGCGACGCGCGGTCGAGGAACAGTCGGATTACGTCGGAATGTCCTTCGCCGCCGAGGCCCGCCGCATGCATGACGGCGACGCCCCCACCCGCCCCATCCACGGCGAAGCCAAGCTGGAAGACGCTCGCGCCCTGCTGGAGGATGGCATTCCCGTCCTTCCGCTGCCCTTCATCCCCGCCCGCAAAACAAATTGA